A stretch of Microbacterium sp. LWH3-1.2 DNA encodes these proteins:
- a CDS encoding GH1 family beta-glucosidase, with amino-acid sequence MPQHPSVDLSPFPPGFRWSAATAAFQVEGSRAVDGRGRSIWDDFVATPGAVRDGATADPGPDSYRRHREDVALLAALGVDRYRFSISWVRVEPEPGGPVLQSGLDYYRRLADDLREAGVTPFATLYHWDLPSALEERGGWLSRDTALRFGEYAEIVAEALGDSIRHWYTLNEPVSTSLQGYAVGTLAPGRQLLFGALPTVHHQLLGHGLALRTLRAAGAEEVGIVNNHTLVLPAAKTHADLAATAVYDVLHNRVFADPVLTGAYPDLEVLGIPPMPVEDDDLELISAAGDFYGINFYKPTTVAAAPDGSPLPFEIVPTPGAPVTGFGPEWPIVPAALTGLLFDFTERYGDRLPPLVIGENGASFPEPDHVDGPVPDAERISYLAGHIDAVGAAVRGGVDVREYTVWSLLDNFEWADGWSQRFGLVHVDFDTAARSPKASFDWYRGLIAEARA; translated from the coding sequence GTGCCGCAGCATCCGTCTGTCGATCTCTCGCCGTTCCCGCCGGGCTTCCGGTGGTCCGCCGCCACCGCCGCGTTCCAAGTGGAGGGCTCGCGCGCGGTAGACGGACGGGGCCGGTCGATCTGGGACGACTTCGTGGCCACTCCGGGTGCCGTGCGCGACGGGGCCACAGCCGACCCCGGTCCGGACAGTTACCGGCGGCATCGCGAAGACGTGGCGCTCCTCGCCGCGCTCGGCGTCGATCGGTACCGCTTCTCGATCTCGTGGGTGCGTGTGGAGCCGGAGCCCGGCGGCCCGGTGCTGCAATCCGGCCTCGACTACTACCGCCGCCTCGCCGACGACCTGCGCGAAGCGGGGGTCACACCATTCGCGACGCTGTACCACTGGGATCTGCCGAGCGCCCTCGAAGAGCGCGGCGGCTGGCTCAGCCGAGACACGGCGCTGCGCTTCGGCGAGTATGCCGAGATCGTCGCGGAGGCGCTGGGCGACAGCATCCGTCACTGGTACACACTCAACGAGCCCGTCTCGACGTCGCTCCAGGGCTACGCCGTGGGCACGCTCGCGCCGGGGAGGCAGCTGCTCTTCGGCGCGCTGCCGACCGTGCACCATCAGTTGCTCGGTCACGGCCTCGCGCTGCGCACGCTGCGCGCGGCCGGTGCCGAGGAGGTCGGGATCGTCAACAACCACACCCTCGTGCTTCCGGCAGCGAAGACGCATGCCGACCTCGCGGCAACAGCCGTGTACGACGTGCTCCACAACCGCGTCTTCGCCGACCCCGTGCTCACAGGCGCCTACCCCGACCTCGAGGTGCTCGGGATCCCGCCCATGCCGGTCGAGGACGACGATCTCGAGCTGATCTCGGCGGCGGGGGACTTCTACGGCATCAACTTCTACAAGCCGACGACCGTCGCCGCCGCGCCCGACGGCAGCCCCTTGCCCTTCGAGATCGTCCCGACGCCCGGCGCGCCCGTCACCGGCTTCGGGCCGGAGTGGCCCATCGTACCGGCGGCGCTGACGGGACTGCTCTTCGACTTCACGGAGCGCTACGGCGACCGCCTGCCGCCGCTCGTGATCGGCGAGAACGGGGCGTCGTTCCCCGAACCGGATCACGTCGACGGGCCCGTCCCGGACGCCGAGCGCATCTCGTACCTCGCCGGCCACATCGATGCCGTGGGCGCGGCCGTACGCGGCGGCGTCGACGTGCGCGAGTACACGGTGTGGTCTCTGCTGGACAACTTCGAGTGGGCAGACGGGTGGTCTCAGCGGTTCGGCCTCGTGCACGTCGACTTCGACACCGCGGCACGCTCCCCGAAGGCGTCGTTCGACTGGTACCGCGGCCTCATCGCAGAGGCCCGCGCGTGA
- a CDS encoding DedA family protein, whose amino-acid sequence MNEFLTWLLDAVQSVDPIVRTLLAGFAIMLETSVLIGLVVPGDTIVIVAGTAVSSVLEGVILGVAVVLGALIGESIGFWLGRFLGPRIQHSRLGRRIGEENWERSERYLRRRGGPAIFISRFLPVLHSLVPLTVGMSGYPYRRFLAWTIPACVIWSTLYISVAAVAAGTYRELADRLHYAGYVFVGVIVLFLVLVFVSKKVIERAERKHLEHGGPDESSVTDVKD is encoded by the coding sequence GTGAACGAGTTCCTGACGTGGCTGCTCGACGCCGTGCAGAGCGTCGACCCGATCGTCAGGACGCTGCTCGCCGGATTCGCGATCATGCTGGAGACGAGCGTGCTCATCGGACTCGTGGTACCCGGGGACACGATCGTGATCGTCGCGGGCACCGCCGTCTCGTCGGTGCTGGAGGGCGTGATCCTCGGCGTCGCCGTGGTGCTCGGCGCCCTCATCGGCGAGAGCATCGGCTTCTGGCTCGGGCGCTTCCTGGGCCCCCGCATCCAGCACTCCCGGCTGGGGCGCCGCATCGGCGAAGAGAACTGGGAGCGTTCCGAGCGGTATCTGCGGCGGCGCGGCGGGCCGGCGATCTTCATCTCCCGCTTCCTGCCGGTGCTGCACTCGCTGGTGCCGCTGACCGTCGGGATGAGCGGCTACCCGTACCGCCGGTTCCTCGCGTGGACGATCCCGGCGTGCGTGATCTGGTCGACGCTCTACATCTCGGTCGCCGCGGTCGCCGCGGGAACCTACCGCGAGCTCGCCGACCGGCTCCACTACGCGGGCTACGTCTTCGTGGGCGTCATCGTGCTGTTCCTGGTGCTCGTGTTCGTGAGCAAGAAGGTGATCGAACGGGCGGAGCGCAAGCACCTCGAGCACGGCGGTCCAGACGAGTCGTCTGTGACGGACGTGAAAGACTGA
- a CDS encoding anthranilate synthase component I family protein, which translates to MTEPLAAAVVPNWVDPASVFAAFFQGEPDCFWLDAGPDAREGWSWIGAGSRDEPEHVRATTCTAAPSGGGESPFRGGWVGWTGYDDAAARAGAPAFGVADVLPQEVWLRVERLIAFDHGRRTICAYASSVEVDDLAAAVAAAVETPIATAPAESLGVAHARHRPDEYAALIELCRDAIREGDAYQLCLTTRFEVAASVDPVEVYLRLRAATPAHHGGLVRSGGAALLSASPEQFLHVERAPEAGAIVRTRPIKGTRPRGADPAADAALAAELRASEKERAENVMIVDLMRNDLSRVCVDGTVGVDALLEVESYPAVHQLVSTVSGRLAAGTTVDDLLAATFPAGSMTGAPKLSAMTILHALEGAPRGVFSGCFGWVGDDGALDLAMVIRSIVVAPDGAYVGAGGGITWRSDAADEVAEVGIKARGPLAALGAALPPGW; encoded by the coding sequence ATGACGGAGCCCCTCGCCGCCGCGGTCGTCCCGAACTGGGTGGATCCGGCATCCGTCTTCGCCGCCTTCTTCCAGGGTGAGCCCGACTGCTTCTGGTTGGATGCCGGACCCGACGCGCGCGAGGGATGGAGCTGGATCGGAGCGGGCTCCCGGGACGAGCCGGAGCACGTGAGGGCGACGACATGCACCGCCGCACCCTCCGGCGGTGGCGAGAGCCCCTTCCGCGGCGGGTGGGTGGGCTGGACGGGGTACGATGACGCAGCAGCGCGCGCCGGCGCCCCTGCGTTCGGCGTGGCCGATGTCCTCCCGCAGGAAGTGTGGCTGCGCGTGGAGCGCCTGATCGCGTTCGACCACGGCCGGCGCACGATCTGTGCGTACGCCTCGTCGGTGGAGGTCGACGACCTCGCCGCCGCAGTCGCCGCGGCGGTGGAGACTCCGATCGCAACCGCACCCGCCGAATCGCTGGGAGTGGCTCACGCCCGGCATCGCCCCGACGAGTACGCCGCGCTCATCGAACTCTGTCGCGACGCGATCCGGGAGGGCGACGCGTATCAGCTGTGCCTCACGACACGCTTCGAGGTCGCGGCATCCGTCGATCCTGTCGAGGTCTATCTCCGCCTGCGCGCGGCGACGCCGGCGCATCACGGCGGGCTCGTGCGCTCGGGCGGCGCCGCGCTGCTCAGTGCGAGCCCGGAGCAGTTCCTCCACGTCGAGCGTGCGCCCGAGGCCGGCGCGATCGTGCGCACGCGGCCGATCAAGGGCACGCGCCCGCGCGGCGCGGACCCGGCCGCCGACGCCGCCCTGGCGGCGGAGCTCCGCGCGAGCGAGAAGGAGCGCGCCGAGAACGTCATGATCGTCGACCTCATGCGCAACGACCTCTCCCGCGTGTGCGTGGACGGCACCGTGGGCGTCGACGCTCTGCTCGAGGTCGAGTCATACCCCGCTGTGCACCAGCTGGTGAGCACCGTGTCGGGTCGCCTCGCGGCCGGAACGACCGTCGACGACCTGTTGGCGGCGACCTTCCCGGCCGGCTCGATGACGGGGGCCCCGAAGCTCTCGGCGATGACGATCCTGCACGCTCTCGAAGGCGCGCCCCGCGGAGTGTTCTCGGGGTGCTTCGGCTGGGTCGGCGACGACGGTGCTCTCGATCTCGCCATGGTGATCCGCTCGATCGTGGTCGCGCCGGACGGCGCATACGTGGGCGCCGGGGGCGGCATCACGTGGCGATCGGATGCCGCGGACGAGGTCGCCGAGGTGGGGATCAAGGCACGCGGACCCCTCGCCGCGCTGGGCGCAGCCCTGCCGCCGGGCTGGTGA
- the leuS gene encoding leucine--tRNA ligase: MIGTFHVSQTDTPDTSAPTEAYDAYSIQQKWQARWAEADPFRAGGADDKRPRKYVLGMFPYPSGDLHMGHAESYAYVDIVARFWRHRGYNVLNPIGWDSFGLPAENAAIQRGADPREWTYANIEQHKKSFREYGSSYDWSRILHTSDPEYYHWNQWLFQRLYERGLAYRKESPVNWCPNDQTVLANEQVVDGHCERCGAEVIKKKLTQWYFKITEYADRLLDDLNQLEGFWPQKVIRMQRNWIGRSVGADIDFEIEGRADKVTVFSTRPDTLHGATFMVVAPDSDLAAELAAGSSAEVRVRFQDYLESVQRETEIERQSTDRPKTGVFLDRFAINPVNAERLPIWAADYVLADYGHGAVMAVPAHDQRDLDFARAFDLPVKVVVDTTAPITGAIPVIEMDDEGVPIDPGPLDTLDDLDPARTGIALTGDGRVINSGSLDGLSKRNAIGRIIDQLEAAGTGRAAKSYRLRDWLISRQRFWGTPIPMIHTEDGRIVPVPQDQLPLRLPDAHGLDLAPKGTSPLGGATEWMKTTDPETGEPALRDPDTMDTFVDSSWYFLRFLAPDDANEAFPSREADRWAPVDSYIGGVEHAILHLLYARFITKVLFDMGLIDFTEPFSSLINQGMVLLDGSKMSKSKGNLVEFASSMVDPGADAVRTAIAFAGPVEDDINWEDVSTTGAQKFLARAWRVATDVTSDPDVVWAEGDASLRRVTHRLLADAPGLVEQTKFNVVVARLMELVNATRKVIDTGAGPADPAVREAAEATAMILDLFAPHLAEEMWEILGYDGFVGLVPWRTADPTLLVEETVTAVVQIDGKVRATLQIPARIDAAELERLARADEKVVRSLAGREITRVVVRPPKVVSFSTH, translated from the coding sequence ATGATTGGCACTTTCCACGTGAGTCAGACCGATACTCCCGACACCTCTGCGCCCACAGAGGCCTATGACGCCTACTCCATCCAGCAGAAGTGGCAGGCGCGCTGGGCAGAGGCCGATCCGTTCCGGGCCGGCGGCGCCGATGACAAGCGCCCCCGCAAGTACGTGCTCGGCATGTTCCCGTACCCCTCGGGCGACCTCCACATGGGTCATGCCGAGAGCTACGCGTATGTCGACATCGTGGCGCGGTTCTGGCGTCACCGCGGCTACAACGTCCTGAACCCGATCGGGTGGGACTCGTTCGGCCTGCCGGCGGAGAACGCGGCGATCCAGCGCGGGGCCGACCCGCGCGAGTGGACCTACGCGAACATCGAGCAGCACAAGAAGAGCTTCCGCGAGTACGGCTCGTCGTACGACTGGAGCCGGATCCTCCACACGAGCGACCCCGAGTACTACCACTGGAACCAGTGGCTGTTCCAGCGCCTCTACGAGCGCGGCCTGGCCTACCGCAAGGAGAGCCCGGTCAACTGGTGCCCCAACGACCAGACCGTGCTCGCGAACGAGCAGGTCGTGGACGGGCACTGCGAGCGCTGCGGCGCCGAGGTGATCAAGAAGAAGCTCACGCAGTGGTACTTCAAGATCACCGAGTACGCCGACCGGCTGCTGGACGACCTCAACCAGCTCGAGGGGTTCTGGCCGCAGAAGGTCATCCGCATGCAGCGGAACTGGATCGGCCGCTCGGTGGGCGCCGACATAGACTTCGAGATCGAGGGCCGGGCCGACAAGGTCACGGTCTTCTCTACGCGCCCCGACACGCTGCACGGCGCGACGTTCATGGTCGTCGCGCCCGACAGCGACCTGGCCGCCGAGCTCGCCGCCGGCTCGTCGGCCGAGGTGCGCGTGCGCTTCCAGGACTACCTCGAGAGCGTGCAGCGCGAGACCGAGATCGAGCGCCAGAGCACCGACCGGCCCAAGACCGGCGTCTTCCTGGACCGCTTCGCGATCAACCCGGTCAACGCCGAGCGCCTGCCCATCTGGGCCGCGGACTACGTGCTGGCCGATTACGGGCACGGCGCCGTCATGGCTGTCCCGGCGCACGACCAGCGCGACCTCGACTTCGCGCGCGCGTTCGACCTGCCGGTCAAGGTCGTGGTCGACACCACCGCCCCGATCACCGGGGCGATCCCGGTCATAGAAATGGACGACGAGGGCGTGCCCATCGATCCGGGTCCTCTCGACACGCTCGACGACCTCGATCCCGCCCGCACCGGCATCGCCCTCACGGGCGACGGCCGCGTCATCAACTCCGGCTCGCTCGACGGCCTGTCCAAGCGCAACGCGATCGGGCGCATCATCGATCAGCTCGAGGCCGCCGGCACCGGACGCGCGGCGAAGTCGTACCGTCTGCGCGACTGGCTCATCTCGCGTCAGCGGTTCTGGGGCACGCCGATCCCGATGATCCACACCGAGGACGGGCGAATCGTGCCGGTTCCGCAGGACCAGCTGCCACTGCGCCTCCCCGACGCGCACGGTCTCGACCTCGCCCCCAAGGGCACGTCGCCGCTGGGCGGCGCGACGGAGTGGATGAAGACGACCGACCCCGAGACGGGCGAGCCGGCGCTGCGCGACCCCGACACGATGGACACGTTCGTCGACAGCTCGTGGTACTTCCTGCGGTTCCTGGCGCCGGACGACGCGAACGAGGCGTTCCCCTCCCGCGAGGCGGACCGGTGGGCGCCCGTCGACTCGTACATCGGCGGCGTCGAGCACGCGATCCTGCACCTGCTGTACGCGCGCTTCATCACGAAGGTCCTCTTCGACATGGGGCTGATCGACTTCACGGAGCCGTTCTCCAGCCTGATCAACCAGGGCATGGTGCTCCTCGACGGGTCGAAGATGTCGAAGTCGAAGGGCAACCTCGTCGAGTTCGCGTCGAGCATGGTCGACCCCGGCGCCGACGCGGTGCGCACCGCGATCGCGTTCGCCGGCCCGGTCGAGGACGACATTAACTGGGAGGACGTGTCGACCACCGGCGCCCAGAAGTTCCTCGCGCGTGCCTGGCGGGTCGCCACCGACGTGACCAGCGACCCCGACGTGGTGTGGGCGGAGGGCGACGCGTCGCTGCGCCGCGTGACGCACCGCCTGCTCGCGGACGCGCCAGGGCTCGTCGAACAGACGAAGTTCAACGTGGTCGTCGCCCGCCTCATGGAGCTGGTCAACGCGACGCGCAAGGTCATAGACACCGGCGCCGGTCCCGCCGACCCCGCTGTGCGCGAGGCCGCCGAGGCGACCGCGATGATCCTCGACCTGTTCGCTCCACACCTCGCGGAGGAGATGTGGGAGATCCTGGGGTACGACGGGTTCGTCGGTCTGGTGCCGTGGCGCACGGCCGACCCGACGTTGCTCGTCGAGGAGACGGTGACGGCGGTCGTCCAGATCGACGGAAAGGTGCGCGCCACCCTTCAGATACCCGCGCGCATCGACGCCGCCGAGCTCGAGCGACTCGCCCGCGCCGACGAGAAGGTCGTCCGCTCGCTCGCGGGCCGCGAGATCACGCGCGTGGTCGTCCGCCCGCCGAAGGTCGTGAGCTTCAGCACCCACTGA
- a CDS encoding ComEA family DNA-binding protein yields the protein MTADDRSESGSTEPVGARRRLGIGAVVVLVIAALAITVGIGVLRSATAPVDEVLVDETPAAAATPSVEMYVHISGAVRAPGLYVLPAGSRVVDAVAAAGGFADDADRDAINLARTLDDGEQLPVPREGDAPPAAADGPGPVPSGDAPVDLNEADAPLLETLPRIGPALAERIIAWRDDNGGFTSIEDLLAVPGIGDKMFEALRGLVTV from the coding sequence GTGACAGCCGACGACCGCTCCGAGAGCGGGTCGACCGAGCCCGTCGGCGCGCGCCGCCGCCTGGGGATCGGCGCCGTCGTGGTCCTCGTGATCGCCGCACTGGCGATCACCGTGGGTATCGGCGTCCTTCGCAGCGCGACCGCCCCGGTCGATGAGGTCCTCGTCGACGAGACCCCCGCGGCAGCAGCGACGCCGTCGGTCGAGATGTACGTGCACATCTCCGGTGCGGTGCGCGCACCTGGCCTCTACGTGCTGCCGGCCGGCTCGCGCGTCGTCGACGCTGTCGCGGCCGCCGGCGGCTTCGCCGACGACGCCGACCGTGACGCGATCAACCTCGCCCGCACACTCGACGACGGCGAGCAGCTGCCGGTCCCGCGCGAGGGCGACGCGCCGCCGGCCGCGGCCGACGGCCCCGGTCCCGTGCCGTCCGGCGACGCGCCCGTCGACCTCAACGAAGCCGACGCGCCGCTCCTCGAGACGCTTCCACGCATCGGTCCTGCGCTCGCGGAGCGGATCATCGCGTGGCGCGACGACAACGGCGGGTTCACGAGCATCGAGGACCTGCTCGCGGTTCCCGGCATCGGCGACAAGATGTTCGAGGCCCTGCGCGGCCTCGTGACGGTGTGA
- a CDS encoding ComEC/Rec2 family competence protein gives MARHALRLVPVAGVCWAVAAVAILLPAASPWIALVLWSLALVLTAVVLRLSGPRGSPSPLTRSLTRFRMPRHAVRRAVAVAVLAAAASAAAASHVALAHPARTTIAELALDGGRAVDIRADVVGKIEHRADGSLAFDARASGMAIGSERHAAEVEITLRVSSEDVDRPSQLDVGAAVVAHGTARPGRPGERAVLEVWASRGVEVLNPPEGIAAVTAGLRRGLIDALDGLPGEGAGLVPGLAVGDTSVVSPSLDEAMKESSLSHLTAVSGANCALVVGIAFTLAAALGASRGLRVAVGLCALAGFVLLVTPEPSVVRAAAMAAIAMLAVLFGRAGAGMTLLSVAVALLLVLDPWLAASLGFALSVVATGSLLLWARPLATGLARVLPRPLALALAVPLAAQLACGPLLILIEPTVPVYGVLANLLAGPAAPAATLLGLAACLSAPLPWLQSGLAGLAWVPASWIAATATTASALPVDALPWLEGVPGAMALAAAGLAVGLAIALDRRGPWARRLTRTVAVAVVAVLLGAGIGTAALATVAGRWTLPADWSVLACDVGQGDAVLLRSEDAVALVDTGPDPEPLAACLSRAGLDRIDLLVLTHYDLDHIGGLDAVRGRVGMVLHGPGDAAGRATIASLAAQGARPTEAAAGLSGSLGGARWRVLWPKAGSRAFPSGNDASIVLDVRGGGIPPILLLGDLSASPQRLLTTTGALDPPYAIVKTAHHGSADQDAGLYVAAQPSVALVTVGAGNDYGHPRDDALAILDAVGARIERTDRDGAIALWASGTGSVAVWHDRGG, from the coding sequence ATGGCTCGGCACGCGCTGCGGCTGGTCCCGGTCGCCGGGGTGTGCTGGGCGGTCGCGGCGGTCGCGATCCTCCTTCCCGCGGCATCGCCCTGGATCGCTCTGGTGCTCTGGTCCCTTGCCCTCGTGCTCACCGCCGTCGTGCTGCGCCTCAGCGGGCCTCGGGGCAGTCCGTCGCCTCTCACCAGGTCCCTGACACGATTCCGGATGCCTCGGCACGCCGTGCGCCGTGCCGTCGCGGTCGCGGTGCTCGCCGCCGCGGCTTCGGCGGCCGCGGCGTCCCATGTCGCCCTGGCGCACCCGGCCCGGACCACGATCGCCGAGCTCGCCCTGGACGGTGGCCGGGCCGTCGACATCCGTGCCGACGTCGTCGGCAAGATCGAGCACCGCGCCGATGGTTCGCTCGCCTTCGATGCCCGGGCGTCGGGTATGGCGATCGGGAGCGAGAGGCATGCGGCGGAGGTCGAGATCACGCTGCGCGTCTCATCCGAGGACGTAGACAGGCCATCGCAGCTCGACGTGGGTGCGGCCGTCGTCGCCCACGGCACCGCACGACCCGGGAGGCCGGGGGAGCGGGCGGTGCTCGAGGTGTGGGCCTCGCGCGGGGTCGAGGTCCTGAACCCGCCGGAGGGTATCGCCGCAGTCACTGCGGGGTTGCGACGCGGCCTTATCGATGCACTCGACGGTCTGCCCGGCGAGGGCGCGGGTCTGGTCCCCGGTCTTGCGGTCGGCGACACGTCGGTCGTCTCACCTTCCCTCGATGAGGCCATGAAGGAATCCTCACTGTCGCACCTGACGGCCGTGTCCGGGGCGAACTGCGCGCTGGTCGTCGGCATCGCGTTCACCCTCGCGGCCGCTCTCGGCGCCTCGCGAGGGCTGCGGGTCGCCGTCGGCCTGTGCGCGCTCGCGGGGTTCGTCCTGCTCGTCACACCCGAGCCGAGCGTCGTGCGCGCCGCCGCGATGGCCGCGATCGCGATGCTCGCGGTGCTGTTCGGCCGCGCCGGCGCGGGGATGACGCTGCTGTCGGTCGCCGTCGCGCTGCTGCTCGTCCTCGATCCGTGGCTGGCAGCGTCGCTCGGGTTCGCGCTGTCCGTCGTCGCGACGGGGTCGCTGCTGCTGTGGGCGCGTCCGCTCGCCACCGGGCTCGCCCGCGTCCTCCCGCGACCCCTGGCTCTCGCCCTCGCGGTGCCGCTCGCCGCCCAGCTTGCATGTGGTCCGCTTCTGATCCTCATCGAGCCGACGGTGCCCGTGTACGGCGTGCTCGCGAACCTTCTCGCGGGCCCCGCCGCACCGGCCGCGACCCTGCTGGGGCTCGCGGCGTGTCTCAGCGCGCCGCTGCCGTGGCTGCAATCGGGTCTCGCGGGACTCGCCTGGGTGCCGGCGTCGTGGATCGCTGCGACTGCCACCACAGCCTCGGCGCTCCCCGTGGATGCGTTGCCCTGGCTCGAGGGGGTGCCCGGCGCGATGGCGCTCGCCGCGGCGGGCCTGGCTGTCGGGCTCGCGATCGCCCTGGACCGCCGCGGTCCGTGGGCACGGCGCCTCACCCGCACCGTCGCCGTCGCCGTCGTCGCCGTCTTGCTGGGCGCCGGGATCGGCACGGCAGCCCTGGCCACCGTGGCCGGCCGGTGGACCCTCCCTGCCGACTGGTCCGTTCTCGCGTGCGACGTGGGTCAGGGCGATGCCGTCCTGCTCCGGTCGGAGGACGCCGTCGCACTGGTCGACACCGGGCCGGACCCCGAACCGCTCGCCGCCTGCCTCTCCCGCGCCGGCCTCGACCGGATCGACCTGCTCGTCCTCACGCACTACGACCTCGACCACATCGGCGGGCTCGACGCAGTACGCGGCCGGGTCGGCATGGTGCTCCACGGACCGGGCGACGCAGCGGGGCGCGCGACCATCGCCTCGCTGGCGGCGCAGGGGGCGCGGCCGACCGAGGCGGCGGCGGGCCTGAGCGGGTCACTCGGGGGCGCGCGGTGGCGCGTGCTCTGGCCGAAGGCGGGGAGCCGCGCCTTCCCGTCGGGCAACGACGCCAGCATCGTCCTGGACGTCCGGGGCGGCGGCATTCCTCCGATCCTCCTCCTCGGCGACCTGTCGGCCTCGCCGCAGCGGCTGCTGACGACAACCGGCGCGCTCGATCCCCCCTACGCGATCGTCAAGACCGCCCATCACGGGAGCGCCGACCAGGACGCAGGCCTGTATGTCGCCGCACAGCCGTCGGTAGCGCTCGTCACCGTCGGTGCCGGCAACGACTACGGGCATCCGCGCGACGACGCGCTCGCGATCCTCGACGCGGTCGGAGCGCGGATCGAGCGCACCGACCGCGACGGCGCAATCGCCCTCTGGGCATCGGGCACCGGTTCGGTGGCGGTATGGCACGATCGCGGCGGGTGA
- the holA gene encoding DNA polymerase III subunit delta yields MASPARRAPAKAARSAIPQLSWRAPQPAPIVLVSGPEEVCAERAIAGVRDYLRAEDPTLEVSDIRADDYAAGTLLGVTSPSLFGEPRLVRVSGVEKCSDTFLTEAVAYLAAPQDGATVVLRHTGASVRGKKLLDAIRAGEGSGVEIACPAVKRDSDRFDFAAGEFQVAKKRIAPTALRALVSAFADDLTELAAACQQLIADVPGDITDQVVARYYGGRVETSAFTVADTAIAGRYGEALIALRHALASGADPVPLVAAVAMKLRTMARVAGNREPAAALASRLGMKDWQVDRARRDLVGWNEESLGRAIQATARADAEVKGGSRDAVFALERMLTVIATRAPYGA; encoded by the coding sequence ATGGCTTCTCCCGCACGCCGAGCACCTGCGAAGGCAGCGCGCAGCGCCATTCCCCAGCTCTCGTGGCGAGCTCCGCAGCCGGCACCGATCGTCCTCGTCTCCGGGCCGGAGGAGGTCTGCGCCGAACGGGCGATCGCCGGCGTGCGTGACTACCTGCGTGCCGAAGACCCGACGCTCGAGGTGTCCGACATCCGCGCCGACGACTACGCCGCGGGAACCCTCCTGGGCGTGACTTCGCCATCGCTGTTCGGCGAGCCGCGGCTGGTCCGCGTGAGCGGCGTCGAGAAGTGCTCCGACACCTTCCTCACGGAGGCCGTGGCGTACCTCGCGGCCCCGCAGGACGGCGCGACGGTCGTCCTCCGCCACACCGGCGCGAGCGTGCGCGGCAAGAAGCTGCTCGACGCGATCCGCGCAGGTGAGGGTTCGGGCGTCGAGATCGCATGCCCGGCCGTCAAGCGCGACTCCGACCGCTTCGACTTCGCCGCGGGGGAGTTCCAGGTGGCGAAGAAGCGCATCGCTCCGACGGCGCTGCGCGCGCTCGTGTCCGCCTTCGCGGACGACCTCACCGAACTCGCCGCGGCGTGCCAGCAGCTCATCGCCGACGTCCCCGGCGACATCACCGACCAGGTCGTCGCGCGCTACTACGGCGGGCGTGTCGAGACATCGGCCTTCACGGTCGCCGACACGGCGATCGCGGGGCGCTACGGAGAGGCGCTCATCGCGCTTCGACACGCCCTGGCCTCCGGCGCCGACCCGGTGCCGCTCGTCGCCGCGGTCGCGATGAAGCTGCGGACCATGGCGCGGGTCGCGGGCAACCGCGAGCCCGCGGCGGCCCTGGCGTCGCGCCTGGGTATGAAGGACTGGCAGGTCGATCGCGCCCGCCGCGATCTGGTCGGCTGGAACGAGGAGAGCCTCGGCCGCGCGATCCAGGCGACGGCACGCGCGGATGCCGAGGTCAAGGGCGGTTCACGCGACGCGGTGTTCGCCCTCGAGCGCATGCTCACCGTGATCGCCACGCGCGCACCGTACGGCGCCTGA
- the rpsT gene encoding 30S ribosomal protein S20, whose amino-acid sequence MANIKSQIKRNKTNEKARERNKAVKSELKTHVRRTREAIAAGDKAAAEKALGTATKKLDKAVSKGVIHKNQAANRKSAIAKQVAAL is encoded by the coding sequence GTGGCGAACATCAAGTCGCAGATCAAGCGCAACAAGACCAACGAGAAGGCGCGCGAGCGCAACAAGGCCGTCAAGAGCGAGCTGAAGACGCACGTCCGTCGCACCCGTGAGGCCATCGCGGCCGGCGACAAGGCAGCTGCCGAGAAGGCGCTGGGCACGGCGACCAAGAAGCTCGACAAGGCCGTCAGCAAGGGCGTCATCCACAAGAACCAGGCGGCGAACCGCAAGTCGGCCATCGCCAAGCAGGTCGCCGCTCTCTGA